Proteins from one Aythya fuligula isolate bAytFul2 chromosome 23, bAytFul2.pri, whole genome shotgun sequence genomic window:
- the CRYBG2 gene encoding beta/gamma crystallin domain-containing protein 2 — protein MDSALRPSKARGIASSTELSMKQPPPAPEGRSRFQKVSLVSRRLEQTAAGGARDGSPSRVSLLLQAWEREIVEKTSTVPAPVAPRSCSSSVGVLKDFTAHGPVFSQVYSPAQKPRRKDEKQGGDNNTAAPRDVPVHRESYMHGALLPASPAATAAPCHRSPRGGPGAAEPRARHVTVLRGGKEGAGSKAGGAEGRRTQNGVHKAAGTATAPSQRESCEQGGGGSAEVAARTGSSPGASGAGGAPGEKCLRQGEAVTENAASRDGDRPQDQQTSKTSAQQPPEDVGSQADQAGVGEGSTMDGDGTGLATLPRTESSGGADGTPENLSLEVSNGPEPLPEARASPKGAEAEKEEVEMSGDPQKMVQGPESIPEPPTESIPEPQPESTPEPPTETTPEPPTESTPEPQPESTPEPERTPEPPQNPPAPSPLPESPQDAAEEDPELVVDMEIFVDTLRNMEPSEMRKAPKAPRQPRPSALGRCAALPPIHEDRVAPRAPVSLPDALRELLARGGGGQRAEPPPESSRSLEEEEEEDEEEEEEIENPYLSPGERASWGSRRGSGEPDTLRGGPKLEGAGERSKAAPGRVAGERSVLFRGNVLKGMALLSDFLEHRAAAADEAKPYSRLDNSVLYSRFVAPTPPCREQRDQSSPPGEHHGTEVAELEAPGPGHIQPVTEEPESTMEPCPGDVPQEDEEESFEKINTRPGKIVLFSEAGFAGHRREIWGDVPDATSWELSHTISIRVIRGGWVMYEKPRFHGRKCVLAEGDVEIDNPWAAYGQGTEPRGSRPFRIGSFKRVVRDYRTPEISLFAEENGEGARLKFTDSAEDTRAGGRALAASSIIVHSGLWLVYSKPFFDDDPYVLEPGGYPNLKAWGAKDPAICSLHPIRLGCPVVERPGEPQVLIYEDAGFQGRSSAVNRDIYDLRNLPGLALPTLGSLRVLGGCWVGYEKEGFRGHQYLLEEGEYHDWRQWGGYNKELVSLRLIRTDFSDPALVLFEAMDFEEGPSVELSEALPDTQLAGYGTVTQSIHVLSGVWVAYEGPNFSGEQYVLEKGVYRNCEDWGAADCRIASAQPILQVGERNLHFVSKILLFSEPDFLGEHLAFEEEQGSLPDGFVPRSCRVRGGSWILFDGREFSGEQHVLSEGEYPTLGAMGCLSSATIRSLKKVPVFFSEPSIFLHGLECFEGKEIELNSEVRSLQAEGFNNHVLSVRVKGGIWVLCEHGDFRGRQWLLDCTEITNWLTYSGLQHVGSLYPIRQRRIYFRIRSKELELYLSVPDDVEDMKAGRVVVSSLSEQSSSVWYYEDGLLKNQVAPTMSLQVIGPAAKGSKAVLWSETRMPRQTWSIDAQGRIRSQMFEDMILDVKGGRSYDRDHAIIWDAAEERPTQIWDVQVL, from the exons atGGATTCAGCGCTGCGGCCCAGCAAGGCGAGGGGCATCGCCTCCAGCACCGAGCTGAGCATGAAGCAACCACCGCCGGCACCCGAGGGCCGGTCCCGCTTCCAGAAAGTCTCGCTGGTGTCGCGACGGCTGGAGCAGACGGCGGCCGGGGGGGCCCGCGACGGCAGCCCCTCCCGCgtctccctcctgctgcaggcttgGGAGAGGGAGATCGTGGAGAAGACGTCGACCGTGCCGGCCCCGGTGGCACCCCGGAGCTGCTCGTCCTCCGTCGGCGTCCTCAAGGACTTCACGGCGCACGGCCCCGTCTTCTCGCAGGTCTACTCGCCCGCTCAGAAACCCCGGCGGAAGGACGAGAAGCAGGGGGGTGACAACAACACGGCTGCGCCCCGGGACGTCCCCGTGCACCGGGAGAGCTACATGCACGGCGCCCTCCTCCCCGCCAGCCCCGCGGCCaccgcagccccctgccaccGCTCGCCCCGCGGCGGCCCCGGCGCGGCCGAGCCCAGGGCCAGGCACGTCACGGTGCTGCGGGGGGGCAAGGAGGGAGCCGGCAGCAAGGCGGGGGGCGCAGAGGGGAGGAGAACCCAAAACGGGGTGCACAAGGCTGCCGGCACCGCCACGGCCCCGTCGCAGAGGGAGAGCTGCGAGCAGGGTGGCGGTGGCTCCGCTGAGGTCGCGGCACGCACGGGAAGCTCGCCGGGTGCCTcgggtgctgggggagcccccggggagAAATGTTTGAGGCAAGGTGAGGCTGTGACAGAGAACGCGGCGTCAAGAGATGGCGACAGGCCCCAGGACCAGCAAACCAGTAAAACcagtgcccagcagcccccagaggACGTCGGCAGCCAGGCAGATCAGGCTGGTGTGGGAGAGGGAAGCACGATGGATGGGGACGGCACTGGTTTGGCCACGCTGCCCAGGACAGAGAGCTCTGGGGGCGCTGATGGCACCCCCGAAAACCTCTCCTTGGAGGTGAGCAATGGTCCTGAGCCCTTACCTGAAGCACGAGCATCTCCAAAGGGTGCAGAAGCtgagaaggaggaggtggagatgTCGGGGGACCCCCAAAAAATGGTCCAAGGGCCTGAGAGCATCCCTGAGCCCCCCACGGAGAGCATCCCTGAGCCCCAACCTGAGAGCACCCCAGAGCCCCCCACGGAGaccacccctgagcctcccacGGAGAGCACCCCAGAGCCCCAACCCGAGAGCACCCCAGAGCCCGAGCGCACCCCAGAGCCCCCGCAgaaccccccagccccttccccactgCCCGAGAGCCCCCAGGACGCGGCGGAGGAGGACCCCGAGCTGGTGGTGGACATGGAGATCTTCGTGGACACGCTGCGCAACATGGAGCCCTCGGAGATGCGGAAGGCGCCCAAGGCTCCTCGCCAGCCCCGGCCCTCGGCGCTGGGTCGCTGCGCGGCGCTGCCGCCCATCCACGAGGACCGCGTGGCCCCGCGCGCCCCCGTCTCGCTGCCCGACGCCCTGCGGGAGCTGCTGgcgaggggcggcggggggcagcgggcagaGCCCCCTCCGGAGAGCTCCAGGAGCctcgaggaggaggaggaggaggacgaagaggaggaggaggagatcgAGAACCCCTACCTGAGCCCCGGGGAGAGGGCGTCGTGGGGGTCTCGCCGTGGCAGCGGGGAGCCGGACACGCTGCGGGGGGGACCCAAgctggagggagcaggggagagaAGCAAAGCGGCGCCGGGCAGGGTGGCGGGGGAGCGGAGCGTGCTGTTCCGAGGGAACGTCCTGAAGGGCATGGCGCTGCTCTCCGACTTCCTGGAGCACCGGGCGGCCGCGGCGGACGAGGCCAAGCCCTACTCGCGCCTGGACAACAGCGTGCTCTACAGCCGCTTCGTCgcccccaccccaccctgcagggagcagcggGACCAGAGCTCGCCCCCCGGTGAGCACCACGGCACTGAGGTGGCCGAGCTGGAAGCCCCAGGTCCTGGTCACATCCAGCCTGTCACCGAAGAGCCGGAGAGCACCATGGAGCCGTGTCCCGGTGATGTGCCG caggaggacgaggaggagagCTTCGAGAAGATCAACACGAGACCCGGCAAG ATCGTCCTCTTCTCCGAGGCCGGCTTCGCGGGACACAGGAGGGAGATTTGGGGTGATGTCCCCGATGCCACGTCCTGGGAGCTCTCTCACACCATCTCCATCAGGGTCATCCGCGGCGG GTGGGTGATGTACGAGAAGCCGCGGTTCCACGGGCGCAAGTGCGTGCTGGCGGAGGGGGACGTGGAGATCGACAACCCCTGGGCAGCCTACGGGCAGGGCACGGAGCCCCGCGGCAGCCGCCCCTTCCGCATCGGCTCCTTCAAGAGGGTGGTGCGG GACTACCGCACCCCTGAGATCAGCCTGTTTGCGGAGGAGAACGGCGAGGGCGCCAGGCTGAAGTTCACCGACTCGGCCGAGGACACGCGCGCGGGCGGCCGGGCGCTCGCCGCCTCCTCCATCATCGTCCACTCGGGCCT CTGGCTGGTTTACTCCAAGCCCTTTTTCGACGACGATCCCTACGTCCTGGAGCCGGGCGGGTACCCCAACTTAAAGGCGTGGGGAGCGAAGGATCCGGCCATCTGCTCCCTGCACCCCATCAGGCTG GGCTGCCCCGTGGTGGAGCGTCCCGGCGAGCCGCAGGTGCTGATCTACGAGGACGCGGGCTTCCAGGGCCGCAGCTCCGCTGTCAACCGAGATATTTACGACCTGAGGAACCTGCCCGGGCTGGCGCTGCCCACCCTGGGCTCCCTGCGCGTCCTGGGTGGCTG CTGGGTCGGCTACGAGAAGGAGGGCTTCCGAGGCCACCAGTACctgctggaggaaggggagTACCACGACTGGAGGCAGTGGGGCGGCTACAACAAGGAGCTGGTGTCCTTACGGCTCATACGGACG GACTTCTCCGACCCGGCGCTGGTGCTCTTCGAGGCCATGGACTTCGAGGAGGGCCCCAGCGTGGAGCTGAGCGAGGCGCTCCCCGACACGCAGCTGGCCGGCTACGGCACCGTCACGCAGTCCATCCACGTGCTGAGCGGCGT GTGGGTGGCCTACGAGGGCCCCAACTTTTCGGGCGAGCAGTACGTCCTGGAGAAGGGGGTGTACCGCAACTGCGAGGACTGGGGCGCTGCCGACTGCCGCATCGCCTCGGCGCAGCCCATCCTGCAG GTTGGGGAGCGCAACCTGCACTTCGTCTCCAAG atCCTGCTCTTCTCAGAGCCTGATTTCCTGGGGGAGCACCTCGCCTTcgaggaggagcagggctccCTGCCCGACGGCTTCGTGCCCCGCTCCTGCAGGGTCCGTGGGGGCAG CTGGATCCTGTTCGATGGCCGGGAGTTCTCCGGGGAGCAGCACGTGCTGTCCGAGGGCGAGTACCCGACGCTGGGCGCCATGGGCTGCCTGTCCTCGGCCACCATCCGCTCCCTGAAGAAGGTCCCGGTG TTTTTCTCGGAGCCCTCCATCTTCCTGCACGGGCTGGAGTGCTTCGAGGGGAAGGAGATCGAGCTGAACAGCGAAGTGCGGAGCCTCCAGGCGGAGGGCTTCAACAACCACGTGCTGTCGGTGCGGGTCAAGGGTGGGAT CTGGGTGCTGTGCGAGCACGGCGACTTCCGAGGCCGCCAGTGGCTGCTGGACTGCACCGAAATCACCAACTGGCTGACGTACAGCGGGCTGCAGCACGTGGGGTCCCTCTACCCCATCCGCCAG AGACGGATTTATTTCCGCATCAGGAGCAAGGAGCTGGAGCTCTACCTGTCTGTCCCTGATGATGTGGAGGACATGAAAGCCGGGCGCGTGGTGGTCTCCAGCCTGAGCGAGCAGAGCAGCTCCGTCTGGTACTACGAGGACGGGCTGCTCAAAAACCAG GTGGCCCCCACCATGAGCCTGCAGGTGATCGGGCCGGCTGCGAAGGGCTCCAAGGCCGTGCTCTGGTCCGAGACGCGGATGCCGCGTCAGACCTGGAGCATCGACGCCCAGGGACGGATCCGCAGCCAGATGTTCGAGGACATGATCCTCGACGTCAAGG GCGGCCGATCGTACGACCGGGACCACGCCATCATTTGGGATGCGGCCGAGGAGCGACCCACGCAGATCTGGGACGTACAGGTGCTATGA
- the UBXN11 gene encoding UBX domain-containing protein 11, with amino-acid sequence MDLTSSIMQKISLLEQKIDKQAQEIQLKAVHRKNKSSLSDAPDSSTAEDLEMRCLQLQTQVWEMERFLNDYGLIWVGERHEQLEDLQSLRDKELPAKSLWKPGEAVVSKREIDFDLILENVKDLNVLAGEGISQIEHTPQGARLRQQEPLPLTLYQNGIIMFDGPFRSYEEPSTQQCLQDIMDGYFPSELQMRYPDGIPFQVTDKRYVVFQEGDLPGSFPGRGQAVGHSESSKVQETDEIPGPKPSSKQFLNNLSESSAPGGEAINIQDPVRATQQGSGGMWSSREIVVETPRLSALKRYRHSPSIPTSPLCTLRIKSESGEQTYVVRMLFSETIGELRQHLARARGGDSGSYEILSTFPQRVYADNARSLQECGLIPGASLLLRRRDPLPREGQGCTQHNSS; translated from the exons ATGGACCTCACATCATCCATAATGCAAAAAATCAGCCTGTTGGAGCAAAAAATAGATAAACAAGCACAAGAAATCCAACTGAAG GCTGTGcatagaaaaaacaaatcttccCTTTCAGATGCTCCTGACTCATCCACAGCAGAGGATCTGGAAATGAGGTGCCTTCAGCTGCAGACCCAGGTCTGGGAGATGGAG CGGTTCCTAAATGACTATGGTCTGATCTGGGTTGGAGAGAGGCATGAACAGCTGGAAGATTTACAATCACTCAGAGATAAAGAGCTGCCAGCAAAGAGCCTCTGGAAGCCAG GTGAGGCAGTTGTTTCCAAACGTGAGATTGATTTTGATTTAATCTTGGAAAACGTGAAGGATTTGAACGTGCTGGCTGGAGAAGGCATTTCTCAAATTGAGCACACGCCTCAGGGTGCCCGGCTGAGGCAGCAGGAACCCCTCCCTCTTACGCTGTATCAGAATGGGATCATCATGTTCGATGGCCCCTTTCGGTCCTACGAGGAACCATCAACACAG CAATGCCTGCAGGATATTATGGATGGCTATTTCCCTTCAGAGTTGCAGATGCGTTACCCTGATGGCATCCCTTTTCAG GTCACCGACAAAAGGTATGTGGTATTTCAGGAGGGAGACCTTCCAGGGAGTTTCCCTGGCCGCGGCCAAGCTGTTGGCCATTCAGAATCAAGCAAAGTGCAGGAAACCGACGAGATCCCAG gTCCCAAACCCTCCTCGAAGCAGTTTCTGAACAACCTTTCAGAGTCCTCAGCCCCTGGAGGAGAAGCAATCAACATCCAAGACCCAGTCAGAGCAACGCAGCAG GGCTCTGGTGGGATGTGGAGCAGCAGAGAGATCGTGGTGGAGACACCCCGACTGTCTGCCCTGAAGAGGTACAGGCACAgcccctccatccccacctcGCCAC TCTGCACTCTCCGCATAAAGTCTGAGAGCGGGGAGCAGACGTACGTCGTGAGGATGCTGTTCTCAGAGACCATAGGGGAGCTGCGCCAGCACCTCGCCCGTGCCAG GGGTGGAGACTCCGGCTCGTACGAAATCCTCAGCACCTTTCCCCAGAGGGTGTACGCAGACAACGCCAGGAGCCTGCAGGAGTGCGGCCTGATCCCCGGTGCCTCCTTGCTGCTGCGGAGAAGAGACCCCCTCCCACGAGAGGGGCAGGGCTGCACGCAGCACAACAGCTCCTAG
- the SH3BGRL3 gene encoding SH3 domain-binding glutamic acid-rich-like protein 3, protein MSTLKVYSTSVTGSREIKSQQSEVTRILDGKNIKYELVDISQDNALREEMRAKAGNPKAIPPQIVNGDHYCGDYELFVEAVEQNTLQEFLKLA, encoded by the exons ATGAGCACCCTCAAGGTCTACAGCACCTCGGTCACCGGCTCCCGGGAG ATCAAATCCCAACAGAGCGAAGTGACCAGAATCCTCGATGGGAAAAACATCAAGTACGAGCTGGTGGATATCTCCCAGGACAACGCTCTGCGGGAGGAGATGAGGGCAAAGGCAGGCAACCCCAAAGCCATCCCGCCCCAGATCGTCAACGGAGACCACTACTGCGGG GATTACGAGCTCTTTGTGGAAGCGGTGGAACAAAACACCCTGCAGGAATTCCTGAAGCTGGCCTGA